Proteins from one Desmodus rotundus isolate HL8 chromosome 9, HLdesRot8A.1, whole genome shotgun sequence genomic window:
- the UBTF gene encoding nucleolar transcription factor 1 isoform X2: MNGEADCPTDLEMAAPKGQDRWSQEDMLTLLECMKNNLPSNDSSKFKTTESHMDWEKVAFKDFSGDMCKLKWVEISNEVRKFRTLTELILDAQEHVKNPYKGKKLKKHPDFPKKPLTPYFRFFMEKRAKYAKLHPEMSNLDLTKILSKKYKELPEKKKMKYIQDFQREKQEFERNLARFREDHPDLIQNAKKSDIPEKPKTPQQLWYTHEKKVYLKVRPDEIMRDYIQKHPELNISEEGITKSTLTKAERQLKDKFDGRPTKPPPNSYSLYCAELMANMKDVPSTERMVLCSQQWKLLSQKEKDAYHKKCDQKKKDYEVELLRFLESLPEEEQQRVLGEEKMLNINKKQTTSPASKKPSQEGGKGSSEKPKRPVSAMFIFSEEKRRQLQEERPELSESELTRLLARMWNDLSEKKKAKYKAREAALKAQSERKPGGEREERGKLPESPKRAEEIWQQSVIGDYLARFKNDRGKALKAMEMTWNNMEKKEKLMWIKKAAEDQKRYERELSEMRAPPAAANSSKKMKFQGEPKKPPMNGYQKFSQELLSNGELNHLPLKERMVEIGSRWQRISQSQKEHYKKLAEEQQKQYKVHLDLWVKSLSPQDRAAYKEYISNKRKSMTKLRGPNPKSSRTTLQSKSESEEDEDEDEDEEDEDEEEDDDENGDSSEDGGDSSESSSEDESEEGDENEEDDEDEDDDEDDDEDEDNESEGSSSSSSSSGDTSDSDSN, translated from the exons ATGAACGGAGAGGCCGACTGCCCCACAGACCTGGAAATGGCCGCCCCCAAAGGCCAAG ACCGCTGGTCCCAGGAAGACATGCTGACTTTGCTAGAATGCATGAAGAACAACCTGCCGTCCAACGATAGCTCCAAGTTCAAAACCACCGAGTCACATATGGACTGGGAAAAAGTAGCATTTAAAGACTTTTCTGGAGACATGTGCAAGCTCAAATGGGTGGAGATTTCTAACGAG gTGCGAAAGTTCCGTACATTGACAGAATTGATCCTCGATGCTCAGGAACACGTTAAAAATCCTTACAAAGGCAAAAAACTCAAG AAACACCCGGACTTCCCAAAGAAGCCCCTGACCCCTTATTTCCGCTTCTTCATGGAGAAGCGGGCCAAGTATGCGAAACTTCACCCTGAGATGAGCAACCTGGACCTGACCAAGATTCTGTCCAAGAAATACAAGGAACTGCCCGAGAAgaagaag atgAAATATATTCAGGACTTccagagggagaaacaggagttCGAGCGAAACTTGGCCCGATTCAG GGAGGACCACCCTGACTTAATCCAGAATGCGAAGAAATCTGACATCCCCGAGAAGCCCAAAACCCCCCAGCAGCTGTGGTACACCCACGAGAAGAAGGTGTATCTCAAAGTTCGGCCAGAT GAGATTATGCGTGACTATATCCAGAAGCACCCCGAGCTGAACATCAGTGAGGAGGGCATCACCAAGTCCACCCTCACCAAGGCCGAACGCCAGCTCAAGGACAAGTTTGATGGGCGACCCACCAAGCCACCTCC GAACAGCTACTCGCTGTACTGCGCAGAGCTGATGGCCAACATGAAGGatgtgcccagcacagagcgCATGGTGCTATGCAGCCAGCAATGGAAGCTGCTctcccagaaggagaaggacgCCTACCACAAGAAGTGTGACCAG aaaaagaaagattatgaGGTGGAACTGCTCCGTTTTCTAGAG AGCTTGCCAGAAGAGGAGCAGCAGCGGGTCCTGGGGGAAGAAAAGATGTTGAACATCAACAAGAAGCAAACCACCAGCCCAGCTTCCAAGAAGCCCTCCCAGGAAGGGGGCAAG GGCAGCTCAGAGAAGCCGAAGAGGCCGGTGTCAGCCATGTTCATCTTCTCTGAGGAGAAGCGGCGGCAGCTGCAGGAGGAACGGCCAGAGCTCTCAGAAAGCGAGCTGACCCGCCTGCTGGCCCGCATGTGGAACGACTTATCAGAGAAGAAGAAG GCCAAGTACAAGGCCCGGGAAGCTGCGTTGAAGGCTCAGTCCGAGAGGAAGCCAGGTGGGGAGCGTGAGGAACGGGGCAAACTGCCTGAGTCACCCAAGAGAGCGGAGGAGATCTGGCAACAGAGTGTCATCGGTGACTACCTGGCCCGCTTTAAG AATGATCGGGGGAAGGCCTTGAAAGCCATGGAGATGACCTGGAACAAcatggaaaagaaggagaaactcATGTGGATTAAGAAGGCGGCTGAAGACCAAAAACGTTATGAG AGAGAGCTCAGTGAGATGCGGGCGCCCCCAGCTGCTGCGAACTCATCCAAGAAGATGAAGTTCCAGGGAGAACCCAAGAAGCCTCCCAT gaacGGTTACCAGAAGTTCTCCCAGGAGCTGCTGTCCAACGGGGAACTGAACCACTTGCCACTGAAGGAGCGCATGGTGGAGATTGGCAGCCGCTGGCAGCGCATCTCTCAGAGCCAGAAGGAGCACTACAAAAAGCTGGCCGAGGAGCAACAGAAGCAGTACAAAGTGCACCTGGACCTCTGGGTCAAG AGTCTGTCTCCCCAAGATCGTGCAGCCTATAAAGAGTACATCTCCAAC AAACGTAAGAGCATGACCAAGCTGCGAGGCCCAAACCCCAAGTCCAGCCGGACTACCCTGCAGTCCAAATCC gagTCTGAGGAGGATGAGGACGAGGATGAGGACGAAGAAGACGAGGACgaagaagaagatgatgatgagaACGGGGACTCGTCTGAGGATGGTGGGGACTCCTCCGAGTCCAGCAGCGAGGATGAGAGCGAGGAGGGAGATGAG AATGAGGAGGATGATGAAGATGAGGATGACGATGAGGACGATGATGAAGATGAAGACAATGAGTCGGAGGGCAGCAGCTCTAGCTCTTCCTCCTCGGGGGACACCTCAGACTCTGACTCCAACTGA
- the UBTF gene encoding nucleolar transcription factor 1 isoform X1 — protein MNGEADCPTDLEMAAPKGQDRWSQEDMLTLLECMKNNLPSNDSSKFKTTESHMDWEKVAFKDFSGDMCKLKWVEISNEVRKFRTLTELILDAQEHVKNPYKGKKLKKHPDFPKKPLTPYFRFFMEKRAKYAKLHPEMSNLDLTKILSKKYKELPEKKKMKYIQDFQREKQEFERNLARFREDHPDLIQNAKKSDIPEKPKTPQQLWYTHEKKVYLKVRPDATTKEVKDSLGKQWSQLSDKKRLKWIHKALEQRKEYEEIMRDYIQKHPELNISEEGITKSTLTKAERQLKDKFDGRPTKPPPNSYSLYCAELMANMKDVPSTERMVLCSQQWKLLSQKEKDAYHKKCDQKKKDYEVELLRFLESLPEEEQQRVLGEEKMLNINKKQTTSPASKKPSQEGGKGSSEKPKRPVSAMFIFSEEKRRQLQEERPELSESELTRLLARMWNDLSEKKKAKYKAREAALKAQSERKPGGEREERGKLPESPKRAEEIWQQSVIGDYLARFKNDRGKALKAMEMTWNNMEKKEKLMWIKKAAEDQKRYERELSEMRAPPAAANSSKKMKFQGEPKKPPMNGYQKFSQELLSNGELNHLPLKERMVEIGSRWQRISQSQKEHYKKLAEEQQKQYKVHLDLWVKSLSPQDRAAYKEYISNKRKSMTKLRGPNPKSSRTTLQSKSESEEDEDEDEDEEDEDEEEDDDENGDSSEDGGDSSESSSEDESEEGDENEEDDEDEDDDEDDDEDEDNESEGSSSSSSSSGDTSDSDSN, from the exons ATGAACGGAGAGGCCGACTGCCCCACAGACCTGGAAATGGCCGCCCCCAAAGGCCAAG ACCGCTGGTCCCAGGAAGACATGCTGACTTTGCTAGAATGCATGAAGAACAACCTGCCGTCCAACGATAGCTCCAAGTTCAAAACCACCGAGTCACATATGGACTGGGAAAAAGTAGCATTTAAAGACTTTTCTGGAGACATGTGCAAGCTCAAATGGGTGGAGATTTCTAACGAG gTGCGAAAGTTCCGTACATTGACAGAATTGATCCTCGATGCTCAGGAACACGTTAAAAATCCTTACAAAGGCAAAAAACTCAAG AAACACCCGGACTTCCCAAAGAAGCCCCTGACCCCTTATTTCCGCTTCTTCATGGAGAAGCGGGCCAAGTATGCGAAACTTCACCCTGAGATGAGCAACCTGGACCTGACCAAGATTCTGTCCAAGAAATACAAGGAACTGCCCGAGAAgaagaag atgAAATATATTCAGGACTTccagagggagaaacaggagttCGAGCGAAACTTGGCCCGATTCAG GGAGGACCACCCTGACTTAATCCAGAATGCGAAGAAATCTGACATCCCCGAGAAGCCCAAAACCCCCCAGCAGCTGTGGTACACCCACGAGAAGAAGGTGTATCTCAAAGTTCGGCCAGAT gccactaCGAAGGAGGTGAAGGACTCCCTGGGGAAGCAGTGGTCTCAGCTCTCGGACAAAAAGAGGCTGAAATGGATTCATAAGGCCCTGGAGCAGCGGAAGGAGTACGAG GAGATTATGCGTGACTATATCCAGAAGCACCCCGAGCTGAACATCAGTGAGGAGGGCATCACCAAGTCCACCCTCACCAAGGCCGAACGCCAGCTCAAGGACAAGTTTGATGGGCGACCCACCAAGCCACCTCC GAACAGCTACTCGCTGTACTGCGCAGAGCTGATGGCCAACATGAAGGatgtgcccagcacagagcgCATGGTGCTATGCAGCCAGCAATGGAAGCTGCTctcccagaaggagaaggacgCCTACCACAAGAAGTGTGACCAG aaaaagaaagattatgaGGTGGAACTGCTCCGTTTTCTAGAG AGCTTGCCAGAAGAGGAGCAGCAGCGGGTCCTGGGGGAAGAAAAGATGTTGAACATCAACAAGAAGCAAACCACCAGCCCAGCTTCCAAGAAGCCCTCCCAGGAAGGGGGCAAG GGCAGCTCAGAGAAGCCGAAGAGGCCGGTGTCAGCCATGTTCATCTTCTCTGAGGAGAAGCGGCGGCAGCTGCAGGAGGAACGGCCAGAGCTCTCAGAAAGCGAGCTGACCCGCCTGCTGGCCCGCATGTGGAACGACTTATCAGAGAAGAAGAAG GCCAAGTACAAGGCCCGGGAAGCTGCGTTGAAGGCTCAGTCCGAGAGGAAGCCAGGTGGGGAGCGTGAGGAACGGGGCAAACTGCCTGAGTCACCCAAGAGAGCGGAGGAGATCTGGCAACAGAGTGTCATCGGTGACTACCTGGCCCGCTTTAAG AATGATCGGGGGAAGGCCTTGAAAGCCATGGAGATGACCTGGAACAAcatggaaaagaaggagaaactcATGTGGATTAAGAAGGCGGCTGAAGACCAAAAACGTTATGAG AGAGAGCTCAGTGAGATGCGGGCGCCCCCAGCTGCTGCGAACTCATCCAAGAAGATGAAGTTCCAGGGAGAACCCAAGAAGCCTCCCAT gaacGGTTACCAGAAGTTCTCCCAGGAGCTGCTGTCCAACGGGGAACTGAACCACTTGCCACTGAAGGAGCGCATGGTGGAGATTGGCAGCCGCTGGCAGCGCATCTCTCAGAGCCAGAAGGAGCACTACAAAAAGCTGGCCGAGGAGCAACAGAAGCAGTACAAAGTGCACCTGGACCTCTGGGTCAAG AGTCTGTCTCCCCAAGATCGTGCAGCCTATAAAGAGTACATCTCCAAC AAACGTAAGAGCATGACCAAGCTGCGAGGCCCAAACCCCAAGTCCAGCCGGACTACCCTGCAGTCCAAATCC gagTCTGAGGAGGATGAGGACGAGGATGAGGACGAAGAAGACGAGGACgaagaagaagatgatgatgagaACGGGGACTCGTCTGAGGATGGTGGGGACTCCTCCGAGTCCAGCAGCGAGGATGAGAGCGAGGAGGGAGATGAG AATGAGGAGGATGATGAAGATGAGGATGACGATGAGGACGATGATGAAGATGAAGACAATGAGTCGGAGGGCAGCAGCTCTAGCTCTTCCTCCTCGGGGGACACCTCAGACTCTGACTCCAACTGA